One Salvia splendens isolate huo1 chromosome 12, SspV2, whole genome shotgun sequence genomic window carries:
- the LOC121759217 gene encoding E3 ubiquitin-protein ligase DIS1-like yields the protein MASGPSYFDDPRNKPEVIDPPPKEDMLDIRENVNENAQSALKPNPAVTSGVRELLNCPVCLNAMYPPISQCSNGHTLCSACKPRMHNRCPTCRHELGNIRCLALEKVAASLELPCKYQGFGCIGIHPYYSKLKHESQCAFRPYNCPYAGSDCSAVGDIPFLVSHLKDDHKVDMHNGSTFNHRYVKSNPHEVENATWMLTVFSCFGQYFCLHFEAFQLGMAPAYIAFLRFMGDDNEAKNYSYSLEVGGNGRKVVWQGVPRSIRDSHRKVRDSFDGLIVQRNMALFFSGGDRKELKLRVTGRIWKEQ from the exons ATGGCAAGTGGACCTTCCTATTTCGATGACCCTCGAAATAAACCCGAGGTCATTGATCCACCCCCAAAAGAAGACATGTTAGACATTCGTGAGAATGTGAATGAGAATGCTCAAAGCGCGCTAAAGCCTAATCCAGCTGTTACAAGTGGTGTTCGTGAGCTGCTTAACTGTCCAGTTTGCTTGAACGCCATGTACCCTCCCATTAGTCAG TGTTCCAACGGTCACACATTGTGTTCTGCGTGCAAACCTAGGATGCACAACCGCTGTCCAACGTGCAGGCACGAACTCGGAAACATCAGATGTCTTGCACTGGAGAAGGTAGCTGCGTCTCTTGAGCTTCCCTGTAAATATCAAGGTTTTGGGTGTATCGGCATCCATCCATACTACAGCAAGCTTAAGCATGAATCTCAATGTGCTTTTCGACCTTACAATTGCCCTTACGCTGGCTCAGACTGCTCTGCAGTTGGTGATATCCCGTTTCTTGTCAGCCACCTCAAAGACGACCACAAAGTAGACATGCACAACGGGAGCACTTTCAACCATCGCTATGTCAAATCCAATCCACACGAGGTCGAGAATGCCACATGGATGCTTACG GTTTTCAGTTGTTTTGGGCAGTATTTCTGTCTGCATTTTGAAGCGTTTCAGCTGGGAATGGCGCCAGCGTACATTGCATTTCTGCGGTTCATGGGTGATGACAACGAGGCTAAAAACTACAGCTACAGCCTCGAGGTTGGAGGTAATGGAAGGAAGGTGGTGTGGCAGGGAGTTCCCCGGAGCATCAGGGACAGCCACCGTAAGGTTCGCGACAGTTTTGATGGTCTTATCGTTCAACGAAACATGGCACTCTTCTTCTCTGGTGGAGACAGAAAGGAGCTGAAACTCAGAGTCACCGGTAGGATCTGGAAGGAGCAGTAG
- the LOC121757784 gene encoding uncharacterized mitochondrial protein AtMg00810-like: MLKYGYKQSNADHTLFLIIYVDDMIITGDDVEEIESLKKSLFLKFEMKDLGDLKYFLGIEILRSKRGIFLRQRKYVLDLLAETGLLECKPTETPIVLNHGLKIVEGADQTEQGKYQRLVGKLIYLSHTRPDISYVVGVVSQFMHKPQRDHMEAAMRIVRYLKGTTGYGV, translated from the coding sequence ATGTTAAAATACGGCTACAAACAGAGTAATGCTGATCACACATTGTTTCTAATCatctatgttgatgacatgattatcacaggaGATGATGTTGAAGAAATCGAAAGTCTTAAGAAAAGTTTGTTCCtgaaatttgagatgaaagaccttGGAGATCTGAAGTACTTCCTTGGAATTGAAATTCTAAGGTCTAAACGGGGCATTTTTCTGAGACAAAGAAAGTATGTCCTCGATTTGTTAGCAGAAACAGGATTACTCGAGTGTAAGCCAACAGAAACACCAATTGTGTTGAATCATGGACTGAAGATTGTAGAAGGAGCTGATCAGACAGAGCAAGGAAAATATCAGCGCCTTGTTGGAAAACTCATCTATCTTTCTCACACCAGGCCAGATATCTCATATGTTGTCGGAGTAgtgagtcagtttatgcacaaACCTCAGCGGGATCATATGGAGGCGGCCATGAGAATTGTACGATATTTAAAAGGAACAACTGGGTATGGTGTATAG